Proteins encoded by one window of Zerene cesonia ecotype Mississippi chromosome 6, Zerene_cesonia_1.1, whole genome shotgun sequence:
- the LOC119840452 gene encoding palmitoyltransferase ZDHHC6 yields the protein MKKIIMVSPFRRLLHWGPISVLGIIKLITWAMVHLMSMWWPPHVSLGAALHSLMFLSLAALTLYYFLQALLEGPGYVPIGWKPENEEDVEYLQYCVVCEGYKAPRSHHCKKCGRCVKKMDHHCPWINCCVGYANHGYFITFLIFAVFGCLHASIVLIICLYHAINRGWYMYHGTGGEPLIFLTLTTLLLTLLAIGLAVGVVLAVGALLYLQIRGILRNRTTIEDWIVEKAVSRREERGLPPFVFPYTHRWADNLRSAFAPALGDGLTWQVVEGAGPYDLTMEQKAQKVDKQLRSRLFTASSEYSGRWVPILSRPRAAFAAPCTDEPRLALKPGDLIRATRQRRHWLFGEKLVAFDDASRGPRGWFPRDAVVPTDQIKSKPD from the exons atgaagaaaataatcaTGGTCTCTCCTTTTAGACGTTTGTTGCATTGGGGTCCAATTTCGGTTTTag gtattattaaactaataacaTGGGCAATGGTTCATCTGATGAGCATGTGGTGGCCCCCTCATGTTTCACTAGGGGCCGCTCTCCACTCCCTCATGTTCCTCAGCCTTGCTGCTCTTACTCTATATTATTTCCTACAAGCTTTACTTGAAGGACCAGGTTATGTGCCAATAGGATGGAAGCCT gaaAATGAAGAGGATGTGGAATATTTGCAGTACTGTGTTGTGTGTGAGGGTTACAAAGCACCGAGGTCACATCactgtaaaaaat GTGGGAGGTGTGTAAAGAAAATGGATCATCACTGCCCATGGATCAACTGTTGTGTGGGATATGCAAATCATGGCTATTTCATCACATTCCTGATATTTGCTGTCTTTGGATGCCTTCATGCATCTATT GTGCTGATAATCTGCCTGTACCATGCGATCAACCGTGGCTGGTACATGTACCATGGCACGGGTGGCGAGCCTCTGATCTTCCTTACGCTGACCACGCTTCTGCTGACGCTACTCGCCATCGGGCTGGCGGTGGGCGTCGTGCTCGCGGTTGGCGCCCTGCTGTATTTGCAG ATACGAGGTATACTCCGCAACCGCACCACCATAGAGGACTGGATTGTCGAGAAAGCGGTGAGCCGCCGCGAAGAGCGTGGGTTGCCCCCCTTCGTGTTTCCCTACACGCACCGCTGGGCGGACAACTTGCGCTCGGCCTTCGCCCCCGCACTGGGCGACGGGCTCACTTGGCAAGTGGTGGAGGGCGCCGGGCCGTATGATCTTACT ATGGAGCAGAAAGCCCAAAAGGTAGACAAGCAGCTCCGCTCCCGGCTGTTCACGGCCAGCAGCGAGTACTCCGGGCGGTGGGTACCCATCCTGTCGCGGCCGCGCGCCGCCTTCGCAGCACCCTGCACGGACGAGCCCAGACTTGCGCTAAAGCCTGGAGACCTTATCAGAGCCACGAGGCAGAGAAG GCACTGGCTCTTTGGTGAGAAGCTGGTTGCATTCGACGATGCAAGCCGCGGGCCGCGGGGTTGGTTCCCGCGGGATGCTGTGGTGCCAACCGATCAGATCAAGAGTAAGCCGGACTAG